The following coding sequences lie in one Longimicrobiales bacterium genomic window:
- the ssb gene encoding single-stranded DNA-binding protein — protein MSRSINKVILVGHVGRDPDVQTTAGGIRVAHFSLATSRRIPRQNGNVEERTEWHRLTLWDKLAEIAEGYIRKGDRVYVEGRMEYDSFEKNGVTIPTAEVHVRELVMLGGPRAATAPDTVEATEEEEEVAV, from the coding sequence ATGAGTCGATCGATTAACAAGGTCATCCTGGTCGGACATGTCGGCAGGGATCCCGATGTCCAGACGACGGCGGGCGGCATTCGTGTCGCGCACTTCTCCCTTGCGACGAGTCGTCGTATTCCACGGCAGAACGGCAACGTCGAGGAGCGAACGGAGTGGCACCGACTCACTCTGTGGGACAAGCTCGCGGAGATCGCGGAGGGCTACATCCGTAAGGGCGATCGCGTGTACGTCGAGGGACGGATGGAATACGACAGCTTCGAGAAGAACGGCGTGACGATTCCCACAGCGGAGGTGCACGTCCGCGAGCTGGTCATGCTCGGCGGCCCGCGAGCGGCGACGGCACCCGATACGGTCGAGGCGACGGAAGAGGAAGAGGAAGTCGCAGTCTAG